A section of the Streptomyces sp. NBC_01408 genome encodes:
- a CDS encoding ABC transporter ATP-binding protein, with translation MTLLQLEGVSVRFGERAVVDAVDLAVAEHETVCVLGPSGSGKSTLLRVVAGLQQVSAGRVLLGGADQAGVPVHRRGVGLMFQDHQLFPHRDVGANVSFGLRMRGAGRAAYEAQVAQLLELVGLPGAQGRAVASLSGGEQQRVALARALAPAPRLLMLDEPLGQLDRGLRERLVVELRGLFSRLGTTVLAVTHDQGEAFALADRVVVMRDGRIAQAGTPLEVWQRPASEFVARFLGFENVVPATVSGGAADTPWGKVPVPAGSPEGERQLLIRPAGVLLGEDGLACEVLSRTFRGTHVALLLRPVSGPELEAECGLAGAPAAGDRVRASFAPAEVVVLPAAP, from the coding sequence ATGACACTGCTTCAGCTGGAAGGGGTGTCGGTCCGCTTCGGTGAGCGCGCGGTGGTGGACGCCGTGGACCTCGCGGTCGCCGAGCACGAGACCGTGTGCGTGCTGGGCCCGAGCGGGAGCGGCAAGTCCACCCTGCTGAGGGTCGTCGCCGGGCTCCAGCAGGTGTCCGCCGGCCGGGTCCTGCTGGGCGGGGCCGACCAGGCGGGCGTGCCCGTGCACCGGCGGGGCGTGGGCCTGATGTTCCAGGACCACCAGCTGTTCCCGCACCGGGACGTCGGCGCGAACGTGTCCTTCGGGCTGCGGATGCGGGGCGCCGGCCGGGCGGCGTACGAGGCCCAGGTCGCGCAGCTGCTCGAACTGGTCGGCCTGCCCGGTGCCCAGGGCCGGGCGGTGGCCTCCCTGTCGGGCGGCGAGCAGCAGCGGGTCGCCCTGGCCCGGGCCCTGGCGCCGGCGCCCCGGCTGCTGATGCTGGACGAGCCGCTGGGCCAGCTCGACCGGGGGCTGCGCGAGCGGCTCGTGGTGGAGCTGCGCGGGCTGTTCTCCCGGCTGGGCACGACGGTGCTGGCCGTCACCCACGACCAGGGCGAGGCCTTCGCGCTGGCCGACCGGGTGGTGGTGATGCGCGACGGGCGGATCGCCCAGGCCGGGACCCCGCTGGAGGTGTGGCAGCGGCCGGCCTCCGAGTTCGTGGCGCGGTTCCTGGGCTTCGAGAACGTGGTCCCCGCGACGGTGTCGGGCGGGGCCGCGGACACCCCGTGGGGCAAGGTACCGGTGCCCGCCGGATCCCCGGAGGGGGAGCGGCAGCTGCTGATCCGGCCGGCCGGGGTCCTGCTCGGGGAGGACGGGCTGGCCTGCGAAGTCCTGTCGCGGACCTTCCGGGGGACGCACGTCGCACTGCTGCTGCGGCCGGTGTCGGGCCCGGAGCTGGAGGCGGAGTGCGGACTGGCCGGGGCCCCGGCCGCGGGCGACCGGGTCAGGGCCTCCTTCGCCCCGGCCGAGGTGGTCGTCCTGCCGGCGGCGCCCTGA
- a CDS encoding iron ABC transporter permease, producing MALPLAFFGLFFAYPVAAIVGRGLKTDDGWQFGRVGEVLARPDIADVLWFTTWQALASTVLTLLIALPGAYVFARFEFPGKQLLRALVTIPFVLPTVVVGTAFLALVGRGGLLDELWGVRLDTTVWAILLAHVFFNYAVVVRTVGGLWGQLDPRQEEAARVLGAGRFAAWRRVTLPALAPAVAAASLMVFLFTFSSFGVVLILGGPAYSTLEVEVYRQTAQLLDLPTAAVLTMVQFAAIGGILAVHAWTVRKRETALRLVDPGRTTHRPAGWAQRALLGGVLLTVALLIVAPLAVLVERSFDAPGGYGFGFYQALQDVTAGGGTFLVPPLEAIWNSLRYALAATGIALVIGGLAAAALTRRGGRFVRGFDALLMLPLGVSAVTVGFGFLITLDEPPLDLRTSWILVPLAQALVGVPFVVRTMLPVLRAVDGRLREAAAVLGASPLRAWREVDLPLVRRALLIAAGFAFAVSLGEFGATVFIARADQPTLPVAVARLLGRAGELNYGQAMALSTILMLVCAVALLVLERLRPDKTSGEF from the coding sequence ATGGCCTTGCCCCTCGCCTTCTTCGGGCTGTTCTTCGCCTACCCCGTCGCCGCGATCGTCGGCCGCGGCCTCAAGACCGACGACGGCTGGCAGTTCGGCCGCGTCGGCGAAGTGCTGGCCCGGCCCGACATCGCCGACGTGCTGTGGTTCACCACCTGGCAGGCGCTCGCCTCCACCGTGCTCACGCTGCTGATCGCACTCCCCGGCGCGTACGTCTTCGCGCGCTTCGAGTTCCCCGGCAAGCAGCTCCTGCGGGCCCTGGTCACCATCCCCTTCGTCCTGCCGACCGTGGTGGTCGGCACGGCCTTCCTCGCGCTGGTCGGCCGCGGCGGACTGCTGGACGAGCTGTGGGGCGTCCGGCTGGACACCACCGTCTGGGCGATCCTGCTCGCGCACGTCTTCTTCAACTACGCGGTCGTCGTACGGACCGTCGGCGGGCTGTGGGGGCAGCTGGACCCGCGTCAGGAAGAGGCCGCCCGGGTACTGGGCGCGGGGCGGTTCGCCGCCTGGCGGCGGGTGACGCTGCCCGCGCTGGCACCGGCGGTGGCCGCCGCCTCGCTGATGGTGTTCCTGTTCACCTTCAGCTCCTTCGGCGTCGTACTGATCCTGGGCGGGCCCGCGTACTCCACCCTGGAGGTGGAGGTCTACCGGCAGACCGCGCAGCTCCTGGACCTGCCCACCGCCGCCGTGCTGACGATGGTCCAGTTCGCCGCGATCGGCGGGATTCTCGCCGTGCACGCCTGGACCGTGCGCAAGCGGGAGACGGCGCTGCGGCTGGTGGACCCGGGCCGCACCACGCACCGGCCGGCCGGCTGGGCCCAGCGCGCCCTGCTGGGCGGGGTGCTGCTGACGGTGGCGCTGCTGATCGTGGCGCCGCTGGCCGTCCTGGTGGAACGGTCCTTCGACGCCCCCGGCGGGTACGGGTTCGGCTTCTACCAAGCCCTCCAGGACGTGACCGCCGGGGGCGGAACCTTCCTGGTGCCGCCGCTGGAGGCCATCTGGAACTCGCTGCGGTACGCGCTCGCCGCCACCGGCATCGCCTTGGTCATCGGCGGGCTGGCCGCAGCGGCGCTGACCCGGCGCGGCGGCCGTTTTGTGCGTGGCTTCGACGCGCTGCTGATGCTCCCGCTCGGGGTGTCCGCCGTGACGGTGGGTTTCGGATTCCTGATCACGCTGGACGAGCCGCCGCTGGACCTGCGGACCTCGTGGATCCTGGTGCCGCTGGCGCAGGCACTGGTGGGTGTGCCGTTCGTCGTACGGACCATGCTGCCGGTGCTGCGGGCCGTGGACGGACGGCTACGGGAGGCGGCCGCCGTGCTCGGCGCGTCCCCGCTGCGGGCCTGGCGGGAGGTGGACCTGCCGCTGGTGCGGCGGGCCCTACTGATCGCCGCGGGCTTCGCCTTCGCCGTCTCGCTGGGCGAGTTCGGCGCGACCGTCTTCATCGCCCGGGCGGACCAGCCGACGCTGCCCGTGGCGGTGGCGCGGCTGCTGGGGCGGGCCGGTGAGCTGAACTACGGGCAGGCGATGGCCCTGAGCACGATCCTGATGCTGGTGTGCGCGGTGGCCCTGCTGGTGCTGGAGCGACTGCGCCCCGACAAGACCTCCGGAGAGTTCTGA
- a CDS encoding serine hydrolase, which yields MRRLAALPLTAALAFGLAAPAHAATAGSAPALDHAALREAIAVRPGDGAAGVVAEVHKDGRTWRGTSGDVVTGKRVSPDAHFRIGSVTKPMEAVILLQLSAEGRVDLDRSVQHYLPGLLPDSRFEEPISVRQLLNHTSGLPQDFEGAPDGSPDEEIERRLDYLTFDEVIERTLRPEGRPAPGPRFRPGTRQEYNSFGYRVAGKLIEEITGHPFQYEVTARILKPLGMRETRPATPGRSTPVPRPYLPGYLLKGDGEPVDVNVQGGLPTSMTSTTADLDRFISGLFDGRLLRPAQAAELFTVPKGADGKPLPYADASNCNTGPGRGTACYSVGLMSVPLPDGSVLWGKTGSDPGYRSGVFASRDLNRRAVYAMGTSSSAGGAPAVAQRLSLAAFGGRGTDTP from the coding sequence ATGCGCCGTCTCGCAGCCCTGCCCCTGACCGCCGCCCTGGCGTTCGGTCTCGCCGCTCCCGCGCACGCGGCCACCGCCGGCTCCGCCCCGGCCCTCGACCACGCCGCGCTGCGCGAGGCGATCGCCGTGCGCCCGGGAGACGGCGCCGCCGGTGTCGTGGCCGAGGTGCACAAGGACGGACGGACCTGGCGCGGCACATCCGGGGACGTCGTCACCGGCAAGCGGGTCAGCCCCGACGCGCACTTCCGCATCGGCAGCGTCACCAAGCCCATGGAGGCGGTGATCCTGCTCCAGCTGTCCGCCGAGGGCCGCGTCGACCTGGACCGGAGCGTCCAGCACTACCTGCCCGGACTGCTGCCGGACAGCCGGTTCGAGGAACCGATCAGTGTGCGGCAGCTGCTCAACCACACCAGCGGCCTGCCCCAGGACTTCGAGGGCGCCCCGGACGGCTCGCCGGACGAGGAGATCGAGCGCCGCCTCGACTACCTCACCTTCGACGAGGTGATCGAGCGGACGCTCCGTCCCGAGGGCAGGCCGGCCCCGGGCCCGCGCTTCCGCCCGGGGACCCGGCAGGAGTACAACTCCTTCGGGTACCGCGTCGCGGGCAAGCTCATCGAGGAGATCACCGGCCACCCGTTCCAGTACGAGGTGACCGCCCGCATCTTGAAGCCGCTGGGGATGCGCGAGACCAGGCCCGCCACGCCGGGCCGCAGCACGCCGGTGCCCCGGCCCTACTTGCCCGGCTACCTGCTGAAGGGCGACGGCGAGCCGGTCGACGTCAACGTGCAGGGCGGACTGCCCACGAGCATGACCTCCACCACGGCCGACCTGGACCGCTTCATCTCCGGCCTGTTCGACGGCCGACTGCTGCGCCCGGCGCAGGCGGCGGAGCTGTTCACCGTGCCGAAGGGCGCCGACGGGAAGCCGCTGCCGTACGCCGACGCCTCGAACTGCAACACCGGACCCGGCAGGGGCACGGCCTGCTACAGCGTCGGCCTGATGTCCGTGCCGCTGCCCGACGGCTCTGTCCTGTGGGGCAAGACGGGCTCCGATCCGGGGTACCGCAGCGGTGTCTTCGCCTCCCGGGACCTGAACCGGCGCGCGGTCTACGCGATGGGCACGTCGTCGTCCGCCGGCGGCGCCCCCGCGGTGGCCCAGCGCCTGTCCCTCGCCGCCTTCGGCGGCCGGGGGACGGACACCCCCTAG
- a CDS encoding cytochrome P450, producing the protein MTQALLREIIDYANRANPYPLYEELRKTPVSHDGDGPYVVSTYYEIQSLLHDPRISSDARNLKATGDDPLGQSEDEGATLPPSFLKLDPPDHDRLRRMTNRPFGPPHAPHRVHDMREELGDLVSGLIDGIVTTGNLDRIDLVDQFAYPFPVSVICRLLGVPREDEPRFHVWAEALAASLDPDPDADPTQHGKGAMDARMELGMYLAGLIEERRKNPGDDMLSQLATAEGPDGSMTTMEVLSTSALLLIAGHETTVNLITNGMLTLLRHPDVLQRLRGEPELAVPIVEELLRYEPPVQLLPQRSTLSDIEVAGVTIPKGASLWLILASGNRDPKRFEHPDRFDPDRKDIQHLGLGSGIHSCFGAPLARQEAQLALSELARRLENPQLLQDPPPYRQNAVLRGPRHLLVSCDGVRP; encoded by the coding sequence ATGACACAAGCCCTCCTGCGGGAGATCATCGACTACGCGAACCGCGCGAACCCGTACCCGCTGTACGAGGAGCTCCGCAAGACGCCGGTCTCCCACGACGGGGACGGTCCGTACGTCGTCAGTACGTACTACGAGATCCAGAGCCTCCTTCACGACCCCCGCATCAGCTCCGACGCCCGCAACCTGAAGGCGACCGGGGACGATCCGCTGGGCCAGTCCGAGGACGAGGGTGCGACCCTGCCCCCGTCCTTCCTCAAGCTCGACCCGCCGGACCACGACCGGCTGCGGCGGATGACGAACCGGCCGTTCGGGCCGCCGCACGCCCCGCACCGGGTGCACGACATGCGGGAGGAACTCGGCGACCTCGTGTCCGGGCTCATCGACGGCATCGTCACCACCGGGAACCTGGACCGGATCGACCTGGTCGACCAGTTCGCGTACCCGTTCCCGGTCTCGGTCATCTGCAGGCTGCTCGGGGTGCCCCGCGAGGACGAGCCGCGCTTCCACGTGTGGGCGGAGGCCCTCGCCGCCAGCCTGGACCCCGACCCGGACGCGGACCCCACCCAGCACGGCAAGGGCGCCATGGACGCGCGCATGGAGCTGGGCATGTACCTGGCCGGGCTGATCGAGGAGCGCCGCAAGAACCCCGGCGACGACATGCTGTCCCAGCTGGCGACGGCGGAGGGCCCGGACGGGTCGATGACCACCATGGAGGTGCTCAGCACCTCCGCGCTGCTGCTGATCGCGGGCCACGAGACCACGGTCAACCTGATCACCAACGGCATGCTGACCCTGCTGCGCCACCCGGACGTCCTCCAGCGGCTGCGCGGCGAACCGGAGCTGGCCGTGCCGATCGTCGAAGAGCTGCTGCGGTACGAACCGCCCGTGCAGCTGCTGCCCCAGCGCAGCACCCTCTCCGACATCGAGGTCGCCGGGGTCACCATCCCCAAGGGCGCGTCCCTGTGGCTGATCCTGGCGTCCGGGAACCGGGACCCGAAGCGCTTCGAGCATCCGGACCGCTTCGATCCGGACCGCAAGGACATCCAGCACCTGGGCCTCGGCAGCGGGATCCACAGCTGCTTCGGGGCTCCGCTGGCCCGCCAGGAGGCCCAGCTGGCGCTGAGCGAGCTGGCCCGCAGGCTGGAGAACCCGCAGCTGCTCCAGGACCCGCCCCCGTACCGCCAGAACGCGGTCCTGCGCGGCCCCCGCCACCTGCTGGTCTCCTGCGACGGCGTCCGCCCCTAG